GCTTCTCTTTCACCTTGCTCGCCGAAACGGGTGTCGCTGAAGGGAGATCGGAGAAGCGAGGACCCGGCGTGACTGGGGTCTTCACAAACGGTTGAGCGAGGAAGTTCACCCGATCGAGGTCGATGTTGTAATGATTCGCAAGCAGGGCGCTGCTGACCTGCCGGTTCGCTGTCCCCACGCGCTTGATCGAGGCCTGATAGCGCTGTGCGAGCTCCAGGCCGACCTCCAGAGCAGCATAAACCACCTTGAGAGATGTGCTGGCGAGCAAATCATTCAAATGATGGCTGCTTGCGTAGATGCTCCGGTTGCCGCAGTGTTGCAAAAGAACCCGGGTGAAGTTTAGGACGGACACGATGAGCTGGCAATCCCCATCTGCCTTGTATCCGAGCTGGAGCAGGCGCTCGCGGCTCCAAGGCTCTTCATCGGCGTATTCGACCGGCGCGCCCTGATTCAGGAGCAGATCGCACGCAAAGTCTCGCATCTGGAAGCCCTCATTTAGCTTGTACGTGGCGCAGAATGCCTCGAGAATGCTGTCGAAGCGATTCAGCAGCGGGATCCAGTGATAGAGATCCCCACGCGGGAACGGCCATCTCGTAGGAAACTCATCGAGTTTCTGGGGAATGAGCGGCAacggcgtcgacgatgcGGCGAGTACATAGTCCCTAACCCAGGGAGACTACGCGAGGATCATCAGTACACGCGACGGGCCGCAGAGTAGATGATGGGTACAAGATGCAGCGACTTACCATGGTCTCCCGGTGGCGGGACTGCATCGTCTTAGTGATTTTGCCCATCTTGACGAAgcggctgcgccgccagGGCTGAACGAAGTAGAAACTCCCCCTCCACTACCTACACGTCCTGCGAGCGGACGGTAGCCTTGCCTCTAGGGTCAAATTTGCAGTCGGGCAGGACACGCGGGAACAAAGCCTGAGCGGGACGCCCGACGGGGGCAGTTCTTGTGGTCGGTGATGGCGTACGACGGCTGTGCGCGGAAGTTGGCCGAAGTCACTCAGCGGCGGATAGCGGAGCTTCCCCGAGCGCGCAGACAGCTTGATGGCGAGTGCAGGTCGCCTCAAAGTGTCTGACAAGTCGAGATGCAGCACAGCCGCAACATTCGTCGCTGAAATTCGTAGTTCTCTGCGTCGTGGTCGATTGCTGCGACCGGAGTTACGTCGCAAAGTGGGAAGCGGTCGTAGAAAGTCGGTCGTGTGCTGCAGAGAATGGAAACTTCGGCGCGAAGTTCAGCAGAGGCAATGACGGCAGCTGCTGGTCAGGTACAAACGGCCCCAAAAAAGTGAGGTTCGGCCGGCAAGTGCCGCCACCCGGGTATGCTCTCAGCGAATTGCATCAGAGTGGGGCAGCGAGCTGCCTGAAATTGTAGATACCGTGCCAGAGTACACAGTATCTGCGATGGAAGCTACCTGAAATTTGAACGTAGCAGAAGTTCTACCGAGCTGTTCTGTGCCACTTAGTAACGCCTCCCTTGACCAAGGATGGAATGAGATTTCTCGCTCGTGCGAGTCTTTGAACTGCACAACTCGTGAAATGCCTTCCACAGTCTCACGGTTGGAGCAACCGTGGTCCCATTCAGTTCCAGTAACCTTCTTACAAGTGCACGGTAATCCGTGCACAGTGCAACCCCACCATTGCCACCCTCTGGTGGTGGGGTGCTCCAGGCTCCCAACGCAAGGCTTGGAACAGCCAAGTTGGACCTCAACTTGAAGCTACAAGCGCTGAACAACCAGCGCGTTGCAAGGCCGGTTGGCCGACAACCATTTTGCCACGGCAGAAACTGGAAGGAAACGCCTGAGACGTGGCGCCTCTTGTCCGAATGGAAGTGGAAGAATCGCCGATCCGATCCAAGACCTCCATCCAGTAGACCGTGGAAACTGCTGGGTCTTGTCGGAGGACCGGTAGCTAACATGGAACGCAAACGGAGAGACAGGAACTCGACGACTCCTCGAGCTTACTGTGGTACACAAAGAGTTGGGTGATCCAAAAGTGCGCGAGAACGTAGCTGATGCAGGGAGGGAGGTAAGCAAGATATGCAGTGAAACAGAACCACAGAACAAGATCAGCTCCAGACCCGGGTGTATGCACATCTTGCCGTGCCTCTCTGTGTTTTTTTGGAGGCGCCAGGACGGCGCACCCTGCAGCCGGCACACCCGGCGCTTCCTCATGAGCCGCTATGAATATCTGAGGCCACTCTGTGCTCTCTCCTTGTTTACGCTTTGTAAGGCTGTAAGGCGTGTATTCGTAGCTGAGATACCTTAGGTATcaaacaacagcaacagcgtCAACATCGGGTACATGCCAACCTGAGGCAATCACTGTCCGGCAGATTGACAATCAGAATGACGCTGGCGGCCGGTGAAAGCACTCTGATCACAGAtcaccgcggcggcgagtgGTTATTCTGATTGGGGTGTTGCGTAGGCAGTTCTCCGAGCCGCTCTGATCAGCCGCCTGGCATGCTCAATGCAAAGACTCATTCTCGAGATTCCGTGAAGGGTTCCTATGCCATGTACACGTCCCGTATGAGCcggcaagcaagcaagcacGCCATGACCATTTCCGAAAGCAACCCGAGACCCAATCCAAACGCCCCAATTTTACTTGCGCATCGAGCTGGCTCTCCGCTTGCGGAGATCGGCCTTCTGAGCCTTGGCCTCAGCAACACGCTTGGCCAGGATCTGAGCATACTCGTTCTAGAGCATTGTCAGCACACGTTTCTTTGGCCTCAAAGAGAGGAACTGCCAACGTACCGCCTCGTCCTTGACCTTCTCAGCCTGGCGGCGCTTCAGCGCAATGCGGTGGCGCTTGTGCTGGAGGCGCTGAGGAGTGACCAGGCGCTGGATGCGAGGAGCCTTGGTGTAAGGCTTCTTGCCCTCGCCCTTGGGCTGGACCTCACGCCGAATGACGTACTTGCGGACCTATTATTCCGATGGGAACTCCGTATTAGCCCTCCGATGTGGTTGCACTCAGACTCTACCCGAACTGCGCGACAGGAATCGACACAGCTCCAGGGCAGGCGATGACGGGATATAGGTGGCACGAAGCACATACATCGTCATCCTTGCTGAGGCCGAAGAACCGCCGGATCTTGGTGGCACGCTTGGGGCCGAGGCGCTTGGGGTGGACAGTATCGGTGAGGCCGGGAATGTCCTGCTCGCCCTGCTTGACGATCGAGAGAGCGAGGACGGAGAGATCGGGGCCGACGATGCAGCCGCGGACCGACTTGCGCTTGCGCTCACCGGTACGGCGGGGGCGGTAGCAGGAGTGGCCCtcggagaggaggaggcggacaCGGTTCGGCGCAATGACACCCTGCTTCATCGGGAAACCTTGCTTGTCGTTGCCACCGGTGATGCGGAGGATGTAGCCCTTCCactcgtcgccgagcggGTCGCCAGGGACCTCGGCGCCCATCTAATAGCTGTCAGTATGCCTTCGCACAATCGGCGGGATTCGATCGAACATACGCGCTTCCTGTAGTGAGATGGTCAGTAAAAGACAGCAAAAGGCAACAAGCTTGGACTGCCAACATACTCGAAGAAGTGCCTGAGCTTCCGCTCATCATCCACCTCGATCAGCTTCTGCGAGCCATTCGCAGGGTGCGAAATGTTCAGCTAAGGGCCGAGTCAGCATTGTCACCGGACCGAGCTGCCGACACACAAGCAAGCCGTAAAATGATTATTTCTTACCTTCATTTTGGCGGTGTTTGCTGAACGGCCGTCGTTGGTGATGCTGACTGCAGACTGGAGAAATCGAAGCGAAGGTTTTGTGTGCAGCAGCCAGCCCAGGAAAGATGTTAGGGCACAATTTTTGCGCGCTTCCCATTGGCCAGTTTAACGTTAATCCGTCCTTGACATGGGTCAGTTTCCCGCACTGGGCTTGCCAGCCGGTGGGTCGGGAAATTCACACGAGTGCCAAGACCGACTTACCTGCTGTGATAAGGTCGCCCGCTCTCCGATAGAGGGGTTGGGAGCGCTGTTGATAGAGGGGCTCATTCTGGACATCGGAATGCTAAGAGCTGCTGTTTCCAATCTGCGCCATGCTCAAATCCCTTAGACATTAATCACAACGATAGCTTGCGTCCAACGTCTCGCCCGAAGCACGTGGCCGCGGAGCGAATACTCGAGACCCTCATTGGAAATCCTAGCTAGGCACGAGACTCATGATCCGGGAGTTCTGAAGTGACAGCCTTTTCCCACTTCCACGGCGGCAATTTCTCAATATACACCATGGAAACCGACCGGGTCCTTGCCGATCGCAGCAACGCTGCTGAGGCACAAGACCCTGAGAATTCGCTGAGACAGCCAAAGAAGCGCTTCGTCGGCAGGCGGGCTGCGGCAGAGACTCCGAAGCCGAACCCGGGCGCGGCGTCGATTGAGGATGGCGGGGCAATCCAAGGTATAAAAGATCTGTTCGTGCTGCAGATGACGCCTGATGCTGACACGGCGGCCAGTTGCGCAGCCAAGAAGAGGGCCGAGGATGCTCACAAGAATACCGGCCGAGATCCTCAACGACGAGGCGCTGAAGGCGGCGAtagccctcctccccgcaAACTACTCGTTCGAGATACCCAAGACCATCCATCGCATCCGGACGATCGGAGCGAAGAGAGTGGCGCTGCAAATGCCCGAGGGCTTGCTCATGTTTGCTACCACCATCTCCGACATTCTCACGCAGTTCTGCCCGGGCATCGAGACCTTAATCATGGGCGACGTTACTTACGGGGCTTGCTGCATCGATGACTACACGGCGCGAGCCATGGGCTGCGACCTGCTGGTGCACTACGCCCACAGCTGTCTCATACCAAATACCACCAACATACACCAGCTCTATGTCTTCGTCGACATCAGCATCGACACGTCTCATCTACTGGCCACTTTGGAGCGGAACTTCCCTCCTGGCAAAACCATGGCCATCGTCGGGACGATCCAGTTCAATGCCACGATCCACGGCGTGCGGTCCGCGCTGGAGAAGGCTGGTTTCAAGGTGATCGTGCCGCAGATCGCGCCGTTGTCCAAGGGGGAGATCCTGGGCTGCACATCCCCGAACCTCGCCACGTACACGGACGACCCCATAGACCTGATTCTCTACCTAGGCGACGGCCGCTTCCACCTCGAGAGCGTGATGATTCAGAACCCGGACATTCCCGCATACCGGTACGACCCGTACTCGCGCAAGTTGACGCGCGAGTCGTACGACCACCGCGAGATGCGGGACGTGCGGGAGAGCGCGATACGGACGGCCAAGAAGGCCCGGAGATGGGGTCTCATCCTGGGCTCGCTGGGGCGGCAGGGGAACCCGAATACATTGCGCCGGATCGAGGATGCGCTGGAGAAGAAGGGAATTCCGTACGTCAACTTGCTGCTCAGTGAGATCTTCCCCGGGAAGCTAGCTATGATGAGCGGCGACGTCGAGTGTTGGGTGCAGGTGGCCTGCCCGCGGCTGAGCATCGACTGGGGGTATGCCTTCCCGCGACCGCTGCTGACGCCGTACGAGGCGTTGGTTGCGCTGGACGTGCTGGAATACCAGCAGGAGAAGCCGTATCCGATGGATTACTACGGCAAGGACGGGTTGGGCAGAACAAAGCCTGTCGTACCCGCTACTTGAATAATCATTCCGCTTGGCGTCCATGCTGTCCGGTTGAAATGATGGTCCCCGTGTACTGCAAGCCACGCGATCGTGTCCCATAATTGCCCTGCCTTGGTCTACTTTTTCCTCTTGAGTTCCCAGCACACTCTCCAGCCAGATCCCAAAATCCACTCCCATCTCGCCTTGCCCCTGAGAAGATCAACTCCCGACCAACCACACGCATGAGTTCACCCAACCCCGCCACCAACCGGCTCGGGCCTGGAAGAGAACACTATCTTGTACTTGACAATCTCCATAACCTCCAGCTCACCCTCGCCCTCACTTTCCTCATCTCCttcgccaccaccgccaccaccaccaccaccaccaccaaaaaGAACCCCACCTCCACCCCCCTCTTCTGTTCCCGTCTCCCCCCTCCAactccgcctcctccccctcctcctcctcctcaaaACAGCCACGGCCCGCCCCAGCTTCCGCACCTCCCCCTGCAGCCGCTGGTGCTCGCCGACGTACATCCACACCCGCTTCATCCAGGccgtgtcgtcgtcgccgctcTTTCCACCAGccccatcaccaccaccactaccagTATTGCTACCACTACCGCTGATGTTGGCGGGGTGGTAATCCGGAAAGTGCAGCCGGCCGATGGGGATCGCTGGCGTCCTGCTGGTTCCGacaccgccgctgctgctggtggtgccggtggcggtgggCGGGGTGTCGGGCGGGAAGGGCGGCAGGTTGATGGATCCCTGCAGCTCGACCAGGGCGAGGCCCGAGGGGGTTTGCAGGAGGGGCGGGAGGGGGTTTGGCTGGGCTGGGTGTTGGCTTCGGGGGCGAGGGTGGAGGAGGATTGCGGGGGACGGATGGGCTTGGGAGGGGGGTGGCGCTGGCATTGGAGATCACGGGTAGGGGTGGCGGCCGGTGAGGGTGGCGTTGTTCTTGCTTGTTGAGTGCCGTGTTGAGTGAGTGGCCTTAGCTCGTGTTGAGTGAGTGGCCTCAGTTCGTGTTGAGTGAGTGGCCCAGCTTGTGAGTCGACGGGACCAAGATCAAGATACGCCGTGAGGGGAGTGAGGGGTTGTGCGTGATCCGTTTTCGTAAGCAGCCAGTGCGCGGCGCGTCCCAAGCTGTATTGGAAAATGTCAAGGTGTGTTGTGATTTGGATCTTGAAGATACAGCAGTTTTCAGGTCGGTCCTTGTTGGTTTTACACGGTTGTGGTGGCCGCCGTGGAGCACATCAAGGACCAAACACAATCAACATTAGCATGTTCTGGTTATTGACACAGCCCCGCTTCCTGCATACCGTGATGATGTAGCTCATCACCACGCCATGGCTTCACATCTCATCCCGCAGCTCCAAAGTTGGGTGCTTTGAGCTTGAATATGCTTTGGGGAAACATAAGGCGAATGAATATGCTTTTTCGGCTCTCTATGAGAGTTGTGTCTGTCAAGATCATGCTCTCCCGCCGGTGCCGTCATCCAACCCGCATTGCCATCTCCCAACAATTATTCCATACAGAGATAATTAGTACCCTCATAGGGATGCTGCCCATCAATAAGCTGCCAGTAAATTAATCGTCAAGGATGACGAGAATCCTCGTACCAAACCCCGACGTGACACACCATTACGCGGCAGCTAGGCAAAAGAAGTACGAAAAGCCAATTCCCATCCGCCAAACGCCAGAACTACCGTGGCTACCCTAGAAGGACGCTATATCCGCGTCCGCACGCACTGTGCTCAACCAAATCGGCAGATGATATCCTCCCTCACCAAGTCCCCAAACATTCCCCTCGCCCTGACTCAGCCCACGGTAAACTTATAACGGAACTGCAGCACGTACGGATCACCGCCGGGCTCGATGACCTGCCTGCCCAGGCGGCCCCACTCGGGGTAGTTGATGCCGTCGATCCAGTCCTCAACCTCCAGCACGACGCAGCCGTACTGGGGCACGGTGCGCGGGAACTTGGTCttggaggaggacgagccgGTGGGGTGGCCCTGCGTCGTCTTGAGCGGGAACGTGCCGTTCTGGCCGCCACACGAGTACATCTGGAACGCTTCCTGGTCCGTGTAGACGTCGAGCCGGATGCCGGACCAGTCGGACCACAGGCTGGCCACGTAGCCGTCGGGAGCGCGCCAGTCGTACGGCTTCTGCCGGTTGACGAGAAAGCAGGTATCTGGAGCGGGCGGGCGTTAGTATGCTGCAAGAGATGGATGGTCTCGAGCGGAAAGGAAGGGTAATAAAAAAAGGCAGCAAGCTCTCACCATAGCCGGTGCAGTTGAACCCGCAGTTTCCGTGGATCTCGGGGTCGTTCCAGCTCTTCCCGATCTGCTTGGGTGCGCT
The nucleotide sequence above comes from Thermothielavioides terrestris NRRL 8126 chromosome 6, complete sequence. Encoded proteins:
- a CDS encoding 40S ribosomal protein S6; this translates as MKLNISHPANGSQKLIEVDDERKLRHFFEKRMGAEVPGDPLGDEWKGYILRITGGNDKQGFPMKQGVIAPNRVRLLLSEGHSCYRPRRTGERKRKSVRGCIVGPDLSVLALSIVKQGEQDIPGLTDTVHPKRLGPKRATKIRRFFGLSKDDDVRKYVIRREVQPKGEGKKPYTKAPRIQRLVTPQRLQHKRHRIALKRRQAEKVKDEANEYAQILAKRVAEAKAQKADLRKRRASSMRK